The Celeribacter marinus genome window below encodes:
- the rpmD gene encoding 50S ribosomal protein L30: MAKTIVVKQIGSPIRRPAKQRATLVGLGLNKMHKTRELEDTPSVRGMVDSIPHLVEIIEERG; the protein is encoded by the coding sequence ATGGCTAAAACTATCGTTGTAAAACAGATCGGTTCCCCGATCCGTCGTCCCGCCAAACAGCGTGCGACACTTGTTGGCCTCGGCCTCAACAAAATGCATAAAACTCGCGAATTGGAAGATACACCTTCCGTGCGCGGCATGGTGGATTCTATCCCACACCTCGTCGAGATCATTGAAGAGCGCGGCTAA
- a CDS encoding ABC transporter transmembrane domain-containing protein, giving the protein MADDRTLQDAADREKSKRVGALAELWPFIKPYKIVMIGAMMALVLTACISLILPVAVRRVVDGFQASQGLLLDKYFGAALAIAFLLALGTGLRYYLVTRLGERVVADIRKAVFDRMIRMSPAFYERIMTGEVLSRITTDTTLILSVIGSSISVALRNFLILIGGLILMMITSAKLTGLVLLIVPIVIVPIIVLGRRLRKLSRENQDWIASSSGTASEALLSAQTVQAFTAEDEQSSRFGSVTEKSFVSAHTRVKTRAVMTVIVITLIFFGVVGVLWIGARDVREATLSIGELVQFVIYAIMVAGAAGALSEIWGELQRAAGATERLIELLRSQDPVQDPATPLPLPAPVKGAIAFDAVRFSYPARPTQAALDDVSFEIKAGETVALVGPSGAGKSTIIQLLQRFYEPQEGTISIDGVAISDMARSDYRRQIALVPQDPVIFAASAADNIRFGTSDAPLERVIAAAKAANADDFLAKLPEGYDTYVGERGIMLSGGQKQRVAIARAILRDAPILLLDEATSALDSESEQAVQKAVEELARTRTTLIVAHRLATVKKADRILVFEDGKIVATGTHDDLVAQRGLYARLAKLQFTHGE; this is encoded by the coding sequence ATGGCCGACGATCGCACACTTCAGGACGCCGCTGACCGCGAAAAATCCAAGCGCGTTGGCGCATTGGCGGAACTTTGGCCATTTATCAAACCCTATAAAATCGTAATGATCGGTGCGATGATGGCATTGGTCCTCACGGCCTGTATCTCACTTATCTTACCTGTTGCGGTTCGCCGCGTGGTTGATGGCTTTCAAGCGTCACAAGGGCTTTTGCTCGACAAATACTTTGGTGCGGCGTTGGCGATTGCCTTCTTACTCGCGCTAGGAACCGGGCTTCGCTACTACCTTGTGACACGACTGGGCGAACGCGTTGTGGCCGACATCCGAAAAGCGGTATTCGATCGTATGATCCGCATGTCCCCCGCATTCTATGAGCGGATCATGACCGGCGAAGTTCTATCGCGCATCACCACTGACACGACACTAATCCTCTCCGTCATAGGCTCATCCATTTCGGTAGCGCTACGCAACTTCCTTATTCTAATTGGTGGTCTCATTTTGATGATGATCACATCTGCTAAACTCACCGGGCTGGTGTTGCTCATTGTGCCAATCGTCATCGTGCCCATCATCGTTTTAGGCCGCAGATTGCGCAAACTGAGCCGCGAAAACCAAGACTGGATTGCGTCCTCGTCCGGCACCGCCTCCGAGGCGCTGCTCTCCGCCCAAACAGTTCAGGCGTTTACTGCTGAAGATGAACAATCCTCACGGTTTGGTTCCGTGACGGAAAAAAGTTTTGTGTCGGCACATACCCGCGTCAAAACCCGCGCCGTGATGACGGTGATCGTCATCACACTCATCTTCTTTGGCGTTGTTGGCGTCCTTTGGATCGGCGCGCGCGATGTACGCGAAGCCACATTGTCGATCGGTGAGTTGGTCCAGTTTGTGATTTATGCGATCATGGTCGCGGGTGCGGCGGGCGCGCTTTCCGAAATCTGGGGCGAGCTGCAACGCGCGGCAGGCGCGACCGAACGTCTGATCGAGCTTTTGCGCTCACAAGACCCCGTGCAAGATCCCGCGACGCCCCTACCCCTGCCCGCCCCGGTGAAAGGCGCAATCGCTTTTGACGCTGTGCGCTTTTCTTATCCTGCACGTCCAACACAAGCGGCCCTTGATGATGTGTCGTTTGAGATCAAAGCCGGTGAAACAGTTGCCCTTGTTGGCCCTTCAGGCGCAGGGAAATCGACGATAATCCAATTGTTGCAACGGTTTTATGAACCGCAAGAGGGCACGATTTCAATCGACGGCGTGGCCATTTCAGACATGGCACGCAGCGATTACCGCCGACAAATTGCCTTAGTGCCGCAAGACCCTGTTATCTTTGCAGCCTCGGCCGCCGACAATATTCGGTTTGGGACGTCTGATGCACCGTTAGAGCGCGTTATCGCTGCGGCCAAGGCAGCAAATGCCGATGACTTTCTTGCCAAACTGCCCGAGGGTTACGACACCTATGTTGGCGAGCGCGGCATCATGCTTTCGGGCGGACAAAAGCAGCGCGTTGCAATCGCGCGTGCGATTTTACGAGATGCGCCAATCCTTTTACTCGACGAGGCGACATCCGCGCTCGATTCTGAAAGTGAACAAGCCGTCCAAAAAGCCGTCGAGGAGTTGGCGCGAACACGCACCACGCTTATCGTCGCACACCGCCTTGCGACAGTCAAAAAAGCCGATCGTATCCTTGTGTTCGAAGACGGCAAAATTGTAGCCACCGGAACCCACGACGATCTCGTTGCACAAAGGGGGCTCTACGCCCGCCTTGCAAAGCTCCAGTTCACACATGGCGAATAA
- a CDS encoding acyl-CoA synthetase: protein MASDFSSIAARDAIHNEMTWEDRDIPATIYGLLSDTASKFPDRPAFSYQITSGPTDKAETLTWRTFHKRVTQAANMFRDLGIQDTDTIAYIMPNCHETAITFVGGMVAGIVNPINPLLEPEQIAAILRETNAKVVVTLRAFPKTDVAQKVAEAVRHAPNVNTVLEVDLLSYLSPPKSWIVPLIRPKNVMAQTNHADYLNFTAELNRQSDTLQFADGDADRVAAYFHTGGTTGMPKVAQHCYSGMIYNGWLGARLLFDETDVIMCPLPMFHVFACHVIIMAMLSSGAQGVFPTPAGYRGEGVFDNFWKLCERWNVTFVITVPTAISALMQRPVDADISSVKMAFSGSSPLPVELYKRFESAAGVEIVEGYGLTEATCLVSVNPVGGPKKIGSVGIPLPHTDVKILVQTPDGPRECATDEVGEICIDNPGVFAGSTYTEVDKNHDLFHHDTYLRTGDLGRIDDEGYLWITGRAKDLIIRGGHNIDPAEIEEALAGHEAIAMVGAIGQPDAHSGELPCAYVELVDGASVTPDDLMAYARVHIHERAAYPKHIEILDELPKTAVGKVFKPDLRKRAITRIYNGALVQAGIPASIVKVIDDKKRGLVAQIDPTAKSHADAIAACLGEFTNPWEWSE from the coding sequence ATGGCGTCTGATTTCAGTTCAATTGCCGCACGCGACGCGATCCACAATGAGATGACGTGGGAAGATCGCGATATACCGGCAACCATTTACGGACTTTTAAGTGATACGGCGTCCAAATTTCCGGACCGCCCCGCGTTTTCATACCAGATAACGTCAGGCCCAACGGACAAAGCGGAGACACTGACATGGCGCACGTTCCATAAACGCGTGACGCAGGCCGCAAACATGTTCCGAGATCTCGGCATCCAAGACACGGACACAATTGCGTACATCATGCCAAATTGCCATGAAACCGCGATAACCTTTGTCGGCGGTATGGTCGCGGGGATCGTAAATCCGATCAATCCGCTGTTAGAACCCGAACAGATTGCGGCAATACTGCGCGAGACGAATGCCAAAGTCGTTGTCACGCTGCGCGCATTTCCAAAAACCGACGTTGCCCAAAAGGTCGCAGAGGCTGTGCGACACGCACCCAATGTAAATACCGTACTTGAGGTCGATCTTTTGTCGTATCTCAGTCCGCCCAAAAGCTGGATCGTGCCCCTTATTCGTCCAAAAAACGTGATGGCACAGACAAATCACGCCGACTACTTGAACTTCACCGCCGAATTGAACCGCCAGTCAGATACTCTTCAATTTGCGGATGGTGACGCCGACCGTGTGGCCGCCTATTTCCACACGGGTGGGACAACAGGGATGCCAAAGGTCGCTCAACACTGCTACTCAGGTATGATCTACAACGGCTGGCTCGGCGCGCGTCTATTGTTTGATGAGACGGATGTGATCATGTGCCCTCTGCCCATGTTCCACGTCTTTGCGTGCCACGTCATCATCATGGCGATGCTATCAAGCGGTGCTCAAGGCGTGTTTCCAACGCCCGCGGGTTACCGTGGCGAAGGCGTTTTCGATAATTTCTGGAAACTTTGCGAACGTTGGAACGTGACATTTGTTATCACTGTACCAACCGCTATTTCCGCCTTGATGCAGCGCCCCGTGGACGCTGACATCTCGTCGGTCAAAATGGCGTTCTCTGGATCTAGTCCTCTCCCAGTCGAGCTCTACAAGCGATTTGAATCTGCGGCGGGTGTAGAAATCGTCGAGGGGTACGGACTAACGGAAGCTACCTGTTTGGTATCCGTCAATCCCGTCGGCGGGCCAAAGAAAATCGGGTCCGTAGGCATTCCGTTGCCTCACACCGATGTTAAGATTTTGGTGCAGACACCAGATGGCCCACGAGAGTGTGCAACGGACGAAGTTGGTGAAATCTGTATCGACAACCCAGGTGTCTTTGCTGGATCAACTTACACCGAGGTGGACAAAAACCACGACCTCTTCCACCACGACACCTATTTGCGCACGGGCGATTTAGGCCGCATCGATGACGAGGGCTATTTGTGGATTACTGGGCGGGCAAAAGACCTGATCATTCGCGGCGGGCACAATATTGACCCCGCCGAAATCGAAGAGGCCCTAGCTGGCCATGAAGCCATAGCAATGGTCGGTGCAATTGGCCAACCCGATGCACACTCAGGCGAGCTACCATGCGCCTATGTGGAATTGGTCGATGGTGCCTCCGTCACGCCAGACGACCTTATGGCATACGCGCGAGTCCATATCCATGAGCGCGCCGCATATCCCAAACACATTGAAATCTTGGACGAGCTGCCAAAAACTGCGGTCGGCAAAGTGTTTAAACCTGATCTGCGCAAACGCGCAATTACGCGCATCTATAACGGTGCGTTGGTGCAAGCCGGAATTCCAGCTTCTATCGTCAAAGTTATTGACGACAAAAAGCGGGGTTTGGTTGCTCAAATTGACCCCACTGCGAAGTCACACGCCGACGCAATCGCGGCCTGCCTTGGTGAGTTCACAAACCCATGGGAATGGTCGGAATAG
- the lysM gene encoding peptidoglycan-binding protein LysM gives MGLWNFAKNAGKAVFGKKDDAPNKDDLLAEIEALGLEAEGVEIEVDGDTVKIGGSAISQEAKEKIIMAAGNIEGIASVEDNLGGDDPVFHEVKKGDTLWGISAAALGNGARYEEIFEANKPMLSHPDKIYPGQMLRIPQDKKA, from the coding sequence ATGGGTTTGTGGAATTTCGCGAAAAATGCAGGCAAAGCCGTCTTTGGAAAAAAAGACGACGCGCCGAACAAAGATGATCTTCTGGCCGAGATCGAAGCTCTCGGGCTTGAGGCCGAAGGTGTCGAAATCGAAGTGGACGGTGATACTGTGAAAATTGGTGGCTCCGCAATTTCACAAGAAGCCAAAGAAAAAATCATCATGGCGGCTGGCAATATCGAAGGCATCGCATCTGTTGAGGATAACCTTGGTGGCGACGATCCCGTATTCCACGAAGTTAAAAAGGGCGACACACTCTGGGGAATTTCAGCTGCGGCTCTTGGCAACGGCGCGCGCTACGAAGAAATCTTTGAAGCAAACAAACCTATGTTGTCGCACCCTGACAAAATTTATCCAGGTCAAATGCTTCGCATCCCGCAAGATAAAAAAGCCTAA
- a CDS encoding beta-ketoacyl-ACP synthase III codes for MTDVFISGTGVFTPPHVITNDELVASYNAYVGLHNEENAQAIAAGNVVEKLPSTSEFIFAASGIEQRYVMEKDGILDPRRMCPRLPPRSDDEPSIMAQMGCSAANDALARAGISASDVDLIIVAASNMERAYPAMAVEIQQILGAGGFAFDMNVACSSATFGIQAAADMIRGGSATRALVISPELPSGHLEWRDRDCHFIFGDVATAVLLESGDVAKTAQFKVVSTACATKFSNNIRNNNGFLRRAHDQMDDRRDMQFVQNGRKVFKEVLPLVSKHIADHLKRDGVVPDDLARLWLHQANKTMNDYIGKKVLGREPRHGEQPNILQDYANTSSAGSIIAFSKHSSDLERGARGLICSFGAGYSVGSILVERV; via the coding sequence ATGACAGACGTATTCATAAGCGGAACAGGTGTGTTTACGCCACCCCATGTGATCACGAATGATGAGTTGGTCGCCTCCTATAATGCCTATGTCGGCTTGCACAATGAAGAGAATGCACAGGCCATTGCGGCAGGAAATGTCGTAGAAAAGTTGCCCTCAACGTCTGAGTTTATTTTCGCTGCGTCAGGAATCGAGCAGCGGTACGTGATGGAAAAAGATGGCATTTTGGACCCACGCCGCATGTGTCCGCGCCTTCCACCGCGCAGCGACGATGAGCCGTCTATTATGGCGCAGATGGGGTGTAGTGCTGCGAACGATGCGCTCGCCCGTGCAGGGATTTCTGCCTCGGATGTCGACCTCATCATCGTTGCCGCCTCCAATATGGAGAGAGCGTATCCTGCGATGGCTGTCGAAATTCAACAGATATTGGGTGCGGGTGGCTTCGCGTTTGATATGAACGTTGCATGTTCTTCGGCCACGTTCGGAATTCAAGCTGCCGCTGATATGATCCGTGGTGGGTCTGCCACCCGTGCACTGGTGATCTCTCCCGAGTTGCCATCGGGCCACTTGGAGTGGCGGGACCGTGATTGTCACTTTATCTTTGGTGATGTGGCGACCGCTGTGTTGTTGGAATCGGGCGATGTCGCCAAAACTGCTCAGTTCAAAGTGGTGTCGACTGCGTGCGCCACTAAGTTTTCAAACAACATCCGAAACAACAACGGCTTTTTGCGGCGCGCGCATGATCAAATGGATGACCGCCGCGATATGCAGTTCGTACAAAACGGGCGAAAGGTGTTCAAAGAGGTCCTTCCGCTCGTGTCGAAACACATCGCAGACCACCTCAAACGCGACGGAGTTGTGCCCGATGATCTAGCGCGGCTCTGGCTACACCAAGCGAACAAGACCATGAATGACTACATCGGGAAAAAGGTACTTGGGCGTGAGCCTCGGCACGGTGAGCAACCCAATATTTTGCAAGACTATGCCAATACGTCATCGGCAGGGTCCATCATCGCGTTTTCGAAACATTCGTCCGATTTAGAGCGCGGTGCGCGTGGGCTCATCTGCTCTTTTGGTGCGGGCTATTCGGTTGGGTCGATCTTGGTCGAGCGTGTTTGA